A stretch of the Porifericola rhodea genome encodes the following:
- a CDS encoding RagB/SusD family nutrient uptake outer membrane protein gives MKLNTNTYCSLCLAALLSMVGTSCTDFLDESDPSNFTVENYFQTEGHAESAVTSIYASLKDIRGGGYGGSPWLMLEFQTGLANTELGQAQNSLIIRDLVNTSDNGYGVTHWNSSYRGIANANLALANIPAITMDEGHKQRLLGEARFLRAYYYYNLVRIFGKVPLITDPVDLNSPILYPPQSSVEEVYELIVSDLLEAEQSGLPYTDADGRASLGAVKSLLSSVYLTMAGYPLQKGSEYYQRAADKAKEVIDSGEFDLFPTYDDLHDPALKNTGEHIFMVQYAAFIDPANWQPLIIPYNQNISAYSSQTGAIFAEEKFVESYEPGDKRAEEKQFYYHYYTLKADRSDTINLGGYYLYKHFDVEANLNTASSDLNWPLLRYAEVLLIYAEASNEISGPTAEAYEAVNKIRRRAELPELSGLSQDEFREAVWKELWHELSYENKTWFDMVRIRKGFNLNTLEFEDYVGYQFINGPTLTERELLYPIPTDELRNNEHLEQNDGY, from the coding sequence ATGAAATTAAATACAAATACATACTGCTCTTTGTGCCTCGCCGCGTTGCTTTCTATGGTCGGTACCTCCTGTACTGATTTTCTGGATGAATCTGATCCTTCAAACTTTACGGTAGAGAACTACTTTCAGACAGAAGGGCATGCAGAAAGTGCGGTTACCTCTATTTATGCCAGCCTCAAAGATATCAGGGGCGGAGGCTATGGAGGAAGCCCCTGGCTTATGCTGGAATTTCAGACCGGCCTGGCTAATACTGAGCTGGGTCAGGCGCAGAACAGCCTGATTATTCGCGACCTGGTAAACACTTCAGACAATGGTTATGGAGTAACTCACTGGAACAGCAGCTACCGTGGTATCGCCAATGCTAATCTTGCACTGGCTAACATTCCAGCCATAACTATGGATGAAGGACATAAGCAAAGGCTGCTGGGCGAAGCCAGATTTTTACGTGCCTATTACTATTACAACCTGGTTAGAATTTTCGGTAAAGTGCCGCTAATAACTGATCCGGTAGACTTAAACTCACCCATCCTTTACCCTCCGCAGTCTTCTGTAGAAGAAGTGTATGAGCTGATTGTGTCCGACTTGCTGGAGGCAGAGCAGTCGGGACTTCCGTATACCGACGCTGACGGTAGGGCTTCCCTGGGTGCAGTAAAGTCCTTACTGTCTAGCGTATACCTTACAATGGCAGGCTACCCTTTGCAAAAAGGTAGTGAGTACTATCAAAGAGCAGCAGATAAAGCTAAAGAAGTAATAGACTCAGGCGAGTTTGACCTCTTTCCCACTTATGATGATCTGCATGACCCTGCATTGAAAAATACAGGAGAGCATATTTTTATGGTGCAGTATGCCGCCTTTATAGATCCGGCCAACTGGCAGCCGCTTATCATTCCCTACAACCAAAATATCTCTGCTTACTCATCGCAGACCGGGGCTATTTTCGCAGAAGAAAAATTTGTAGAGTCTTATGAACCGGGCGATAAAAGAGCCGAAGAAAAACAGTTTTACTACCATTACTATACGCTTAAAGCAGACAGGTCAGATACCATCAATCTGGGGGGCTACTATTTGTATAAGCATTTTGATGTAGAGGCAAACCTGAACACAGCCAGCAGTGACCTTAACTGGCCACTCTTACGCTATGCGGAAGTTCTGCTCATTTATGCTGAAGCCTCCAACGAAATATCAGGGCCTACTGCTGAAGCCTATGAAGCGGTGAATAAAATTCGTAGAAGGGCAGAACTGCCTGAACTCTCTGGCTTAAGCCAGGATGAGTTTAGAGAAGCAGTGTGGAAAGAGCTTTGGCATGAGCTGAGCTACGAAAACAAAACCTGGTTTGATATGGTGAGAATCAGAAAAGGCTTTAACCTCAACACTCTGGAGTTTGAAGATTATGTAGGCTATCAGTTTATCAATGGCCCCACACTAACAGAAAGAGAACTTCTTTACCCTATCCCTACAGATGAGCTCAGAAACAATGAGCATCTGGAACAGAACGATGGATATTAA
- a CDS encoding PVC-type heme-binding CxxCH protein: MCIIAACVWGCGSSETPKIKLSKNDHILLIGNNLGSRMMNYGYFETELQLRYPDSLLFIRNMSDGGNTPGFRPHASRNSPWAFPGAEKYQTALANYPDSSGHFSTTDNRLNSDSKGHFETEDQWLTRLQADIIIAFFGYSESFQGESGVESYKAELDAFVQHTLAQQYNGEHAPQLALVSPIAFEDLSDQYDLPDGKQENVNLSLYSRAMEEVAAKYEGVHFVDMFSPTKSWYQESDEPLTIDGFQLTEAAYARFSKVLVNKLFGEKEAEAEAHRKLVHAAVMEKNWMWHNDFKIPNGVHAYGRRYNPFGPENYPAEIEKIREMTSVRDEAIWQATKGKKMDLAAADAKTKKLPDIKTNYKPSEKNGTPEYLYGQDALDKLHTPPGYKIELFASEQDFDDLANPVQISFDNKGRLWVATMPSYPHYKPGDAKPNDKLIILEDTDGDGRADQQTTFADSLHLPLGFTIAAEGVYISQGTNLMLYKDMDGDDRADTHEILLSGFDDHDTHHAHSAYTTDPSGAIYMGEGTFLRTSVETPYGPVRGTNGGFYRYDPNRKKLERAAQLYIPNPWGIAFDEWGQDFFADTSGPDVHWMMPGTVKPMYGVVTPKSRNLIEDAHRVRPTSGLEFVSSRHFPDEVQGDLLINNTIGFLGTKQHKLIDDGTGYHSEHRHDLVWSEDKNFRPVDMEFAPDGSLYIADWHNVLIGHMQHNARDPYRDHVHGRVYRVTYPSRPLVEPAKVDGASIEVLLDNLKLPEYRTRSRSRRELRRYNASEVQASLYNWIDRLDQNDPRYEHHLLEALWVSWGLNKVDESLLRQLLQSEDFHVRAAAVRVLRYNAHQIDEQPELLMQAANDNHGRVRLEAITAASWLGKEVGLPIVEAAGKKPLDDWIIDAYETALAHLNGHPRQEKKEIAVQTSLKGKEKDLFLKGKEIYDREGYCGTCHQLDGKGLTASGFPPLSQTPWVNGSQERLIKIVLKGLMGPIEVKGKEYPGQVPMTPFGGMLNDEEVAAVLTYVRNSFGNQSSAVSPEKVRVVREQASSKTGFYSPEELLREHPLEKKLSRK; the protein is encoded by the coding sequence ATGTGCATTATAGCTGCCTGCGTATGGGGGTGCGGTTCATCAGAAACCCCAAAAATAAAGCTTTCAAAAAATGACCACATCCTGCTGATCGGTAACAATCTTGGCTCAAGGATGATGAACTACGGTTATTTTGAGACCGAACTTCAGCTACGCTACCCGGATAGCCTGCTATTTATTCGTAATATGAGCGATGGTGGCAATACTCCTGGCTTCAGGCCGCATGCCAGCCGGAACTCTCCCTGGGCGTTCCCGGGGGCAGAAAAATACCAGACTGCTCTGGCAAACTATCCTGATAGTAGTGGGCACTTCTCTACCACCGATAACAGACTCAACTCCGATAGTAAAGGCCACTTTGAAACGGAAGACCAATGGCTGACACGGCTGCAAGCCGACATTATTATTGCTTTTTTTGGCTACAGTGAGTCATTTCAGGGAGAAAGCGGTGTAGAAAGTTATAAAGCAGAGCTGGATGCATTTGTGCAGCATACACTTGCCCAGCAGTACAATGGTGAGCATGCGCCTCAGCTGGCCCTGGTGTCACCTATCGCTTTTGAAGACCTTTCCGATCAATATGACCTACCGGATGGTAAGCAGGAAAACGTTAATTTATCGTTGTACTCACGAGCCATGGAAGAGGTAGCGGCAAAGTACGAGGGTGTACATTTTGTAGATATGTTTTCGCCTACTAAATCCTGGTATCAGGAGAGTGATGAACCTCTTACTATAGATGGATTTCAGCTTACTGAGGCAGCTTATGCCAGGTTTTCCAAAGTATTGGTTAATAAATTATTTGGTGAGAAAGAAGCAGAGGCTGAAGCTCATCGGAAGCTGGTACATGCTGCTGTTATGGAAAAAAACTGGATGTGGCACAACGATTTTAAAATACCAAACGGTGTACATGCTTACGGGCGTCGCTATAACCCTTTCGGGCCAGAGAATTATCCTGCCGAGATTGAGAAAATCAGGGAGATGACCAGCGTACGAGACGAAGCCATATGGCAGGCAACTAAGGGCAAAAAAATGGATTTGGCCGCTGCTGATGCTAAAACAAAAAAGCTGCCCGATATTAAAACCAACTATAAGCCCAGCGAGAAAAATGGTACTCCTGAATACCTGTATGGTCAGGATGCGCTGGACAAGCTGCACACGCCTCCCGGTTACAAAATAGAGCTATTTGCCTCCGAACAGGATTTTGATGACCTTGCCAACCCTGTACAGATTTCCTTTGACAATAAGGGACGCCTCTGGGTAGCTACTATGCCCAGCTATCCGCACTACAAACCCGGCGATGCTAAACCCAACGATAAACTGATTATTCTGGAAGATACAGATGGTGACGGACGTGCTGACCAGCAGACCACTTTTGCCGATAGTCTACACTTACCACTTGGCTTTACCATAGCCGCTGAAGGGGTATACATCTCTCAGGGTACCAACCTGATGCTATATAAGGATATGGATGGGGATGACCGTGCAGATACCCACGAAATTCTGTTAAGTGGTTTTGATGATCATGATACCCATCATGCTCATAGTGCTTATACTACAGATCCTTCTGGTGCAATTTACATGGGAGAGGGTACATTCTTACGCACGAGTGTAGAAACGCCTTATGGACCAGTAAGGGGCACCAATGGTGGGTTTTACCGCTACGATCCTAACCGCAAAAAACTGGAAAGAGCAGCACAGCTTTATATCCCTAACCCCTGGGGCATTGCTTTTGATGAGTGGGGGCAGGATTTCTTTGCCGATACTTCCGGCCCTGATGTGCATTGGATGATGCCCGGCACCGTTAAGCCTATGTATGGGGTAGTTACGCCAAAGTCCAGAAACCTGATTGAAGATGCCCACCGTGTGCGTCCTACTTCTGGCCTTGAATTTGTCTCCAGCCGTCATTTTCCTGATGAGGTGCAAGGCGATCTGCTTATCAATAACACCATTGGCTTTTTGGGTACCAAGCAGCATAAACTGATAGACGATGGTACCGGGTATCATAGTGAGCACCGCCATGACTTAGTGTGGAGCGAAGACAAAAACTTTCGTCCGGTAGATATGGAGTTTGCTCCCGATGGCTCACTGTATATAGCAGACTGGCATAATGTGCTTATTGGGCATATGCAGCATAATGCTCGCGACCCCTATCGCGATCATGTGCACGGACGTGTCTACAGAGTCACTTACCCTTCTCGTCCATTGGTAGAGCCGGCCAAAGTAGATGGCGCCAGCATAGAAGTGCTGCTGGATAACCTGAAACTTCCTGAGTACAGAACCCGTTCTCGTAGTCGTCGTGAGCTCCGTCGCTATAATGCCTCAGAAGTACAGGCCAGTCTTTACAACTGGATAGACCGTCTGGATCAGAACGATCCTCGTTACGAGCATCACCTTCTGGAAGCTCTTTGGGTAAGCTGGGGGTTAAATAAAGTAGATGAGTCCCTGCTTCGTCAGTTGCTGCAGTCAGAAGATTTTCATGTGCGGGCGGCGGCTGTGCGTGTGCTGCGTTATAATGCCCATCAGATAGATGAGCAGCCCGAACTTTTGATGCAAGCTGCCAATGACAATCATGGCAGAGTACGGCTAGAGGCAATTACAGCAGCCTCCTGGTTAGGCAAGGAGGTAGGCTTGCCTATTGTAGAAGCTGCGGGTAAAAAACCTTTGGACGACTGGATTATTGATGCTTACGAAACCGCACTGGCCCACCTGAATGGGCACCCTCGGCAGGAGAAAAAAGAAATAGCCGTGCAAACCTCCCTGAAGGGTAAAGAAAAAGATCTCTTCCTGAAAGGTAAAGAAATATACGACCGTGAAGGGTATTGTGGCACCTGCCATCAGCTGGATGGAAAAGGGCTTACAGCTTCTGGCTTTCCTCCTCTATCGCAGACCCCCTGGGTAAACGGTAGCCAGGAGCGACTGATCAAAATTGTGCTAAAAGGTCTGATGGGACCCATAGAAGTAAAGGGTAAAGAGTACCCCGGGCAGGTACCCATGACTCCATTTGGAGGTATGCTTAATGATGAGGAGGTAGCCGCAGTGCTCACCTATGTGCGTAACTCCTTTGGAAATCAGTCTTCTGCTGTTAGCCCGGAAAAAGTAAGAGTAGTAAGAGAACAAGCATCTTCCAAAACAGGCTTCTATTCTCCGGAGGAATTACTACGCGAACATCCGCTTGAAAAAAAGCTATCCAGAAAATAA
- a CDS encoding ThuA domain-containing protein: MQHNLFNNPFNLIGLRILLFTTAFLGSMQLSCSQQSAQWVSYEGKQGSGEGKHIVLVSGDEEYRSEEALPMLARILSEHHGFKTTVLFALDPKSGEIDPENQTNIPGLEHLESADLMVLFTRFRELPDEQMKYIDAYTKAGKPIVAMRTSTHAFNYSRNKQSPYAKYSFNSKEEGWEGGYGKQVFGETWVAHHGHHGKEGTRGLINGLVQDHPILKGVQDIWGPTDVYTIADLPEDAEVLLYGQSTKGMNDKAPLSYDKAVMPVAWTRNYTSASGKQARVFNTTMGAAVDLQSEDLRRMMVNACYWAMGMEADVPEESNVNIVGEYQPTMFGFGDHKTGVRPADYAME, translated from the coding sequence ATGCAACACAACCTTTTTAATAACCCATTCAACCTCATAGGTCTTCGTATTTTGCTGTTTACTACGGCCTTTCTGGGTAGTATGCAGCTTAGCTGCTCCCAGCAGTCTGCGCAATGGGTAAGCTATGAAGGAAAGCAAGGCAGTGGAGAGGGTAAACATATTGTACTGGTAAGTGGTGATGAAGAGTACCGTTCGGAAGAAGCCCTACCCATGTTGGCGCGTATCCTTTCTGAGCATCATGGTTTTAAAACCACCGTACTTTTTGCTCTGGATCCTAAGAGTGGAGAGATAGACCCTGAAAATCAGACCAACATTCCAGGGCTGGAGCATCTGGAGTCTGCCGACCTGATGGTACTCTTTACCCGTTTCAGAGAGTTGCCCGACGAGCAGATGAAATACATAGATGCCTACACCAAAGCCGGAAAACCTATAGTGGCAATGCGAACCTCTACTCATGCCTTTAACTATTCTCGCAACAAGCAGAGCCCCTATGCCAAGTACAGCTTTAACAGTAAGGAAGAAGGCTGGGAAGGTGGTTATGGCAAACAGGTATTTGGAGAAACCTGGGTGGCGCATCATGGTCATCATGGTAAAGAAGGAACCCGCGGACTTATCAATGGATTAGTGCAGGATCACCCTATCCTGAAGGGAGTGCAGGATATTTGGGGCCCTACAGATGTATATACCATTGCAGATTTACCCGAAGATGCAGAAGTACTCCTCTATGGACAAAGCACCAAGGGTATGAACGATAAAGCTCCTTTGAGTTATGATAAAGCAGTAATGCCTGTAGCCTGGACCAGAAACTATACCTCAGCTAGTGGTAAGCAGGCACGCGTCTTCAATACTACTATGGGAGCTGCGGTAGATCTGCAAAGTGAAGACCTAAGGAGGATGATGGTCAATGCCTGCTACTGGGCTATGGGTATGGAAGCGGATGTGCCCGAAGAAAGCAATGTAAATATCGTTGGAGAGTACCAACCCACCATGTTTGGGTTTGGAGATCACAAAACGGGTGTGCGCCCCGCTGACTATGCCATGGAGTAA
- a CDS encoding sugar phosphate isomerase/epimerase family protein: protein MKSKIGFNVLAWSANMSDDLMPIIDRLKGIGYDGVEFFIGSPDEAAYSRIGKHVKDLGMEATTVFVVSKDESPIDPSSEVRQKGLDRIKWAVDRAHAMESKIICGPFHSAHAHFAQRAPEEDEYTRAAEVLHAAGEYAAQAGITLTPEALNRFECYLCNTMEQLLKLIKKADHPNVRAMFDTHHANIEEKKLSAAIKTIAPVLSHVHISENDRGTPGDGHVPWDDAFAALGEINYEGWLTIEAFSRNDPDFANGIGVWREYSKPWDMAEKGYTLIKTMGEKYGL, encoded by the coding sequence ATGAAAAGTAAAATTGGATTTAATGTATTAGCCTGGTCGGCAAATATGTCGGATGATTTGATGCCTATCATTGATAGACTGAAGGGCATTGGGTACGATGGTGTAGAATTTTTTATCGGCTCACCCGATGAAGCCGCTTATTCGCGTATAGGTAAACATGTGAAGGACCTGGGCATGGAGGCTACCACTGTTTTTGTAGTAAGTAAAGATGAGAGCCCTATTGACCCTTCATCTGAGGTAAGACAAAAAGGTTTGGACCGAATCAAATGGGCGGTAGACCGTGCTCATGCTATGGAGTCAAAAATTATCTGCGGACCTTTCCACTCAGCACATGCCCATTTTGCGCAGCGTGCCCCGGAAGAAGATGAGTACACAAGAGCCGCTGAGGTTCTACATGCTGCGGGAGAATATGCAGCTCAGGCAGGTATTACCCTTACGCCGGAAGCGCTTAACCGTTTTGAGTGCTATTTGTGCAATACTATGGAGCAACTGCTGAAGCTTATTAAAAAGGCAGATCATCCTAACGTAAGGGCTATGTTTGATACACACCATGCTAACATAGAAGAGAAAAAGCTATCTGCCGCTATCAAAACCATTGCTCCGGTGCTGAGCCACGTTCATATCAGTGAAAACGACAGAGGCACTCCTGGTGATGGGCATGTGCCATGGGACGATGCTTTTGCTGCTCTTGGCGAAATCAACTACGAAGGCTGGCTGACTATTGAGGCTTTCTCTCGTAATGATCCAGATTTTGCCAATGGTATTGGGGTGTGGAGAGAATATTCCAAGCCCTGGGATATGGCAGAAAAAGGCTATACACTCATCAAAACAATGGGCGAAAAGTATGGCCTGTAA
- a CDS encoding alpha/beta fold hydrolase, protein MPYAKVNGIQMYYEERGSGAPLLLIMGITAPGAVWEKHASYWEPHFRCIITDNRGVGLSDKPEGPYTTAQMADDYAELLDVLNIQKAKVVGVSMGSTIAQQLALRHPDKVSSMVLMCPWARCDRKGEAIFKHMMHAKRLRPEEFANFVQLLIYHKSSFDNDEVYEDLLKSQSADAVNPFPQPLHGLEAQAHACISHNVLAELPKVQHSCLVIGGEEDMFVPEWMVREVAEALPNSSLHLYPNAGHAFHWEEIEDFNPRVLKWLQENN, encoded by the coding sequence ATGCCATACGCTAAAGTAAATGGTATTCAAATGTATTATGAAGAAAGAGGAAGTGGAGCCCCTCTTTTGCTAATTATGGGAATTACTGCTCCCGGCGCCGTTTGGGAAAAGCATGCGTCGTACTGGGAGCCGCATTTCCGTTGTATAATCACTGATAACAGAGGGGTAGGCCTAAGCGATAAGCCCGAAGGGCCTTACACAACTGCCCAGATGGCAGATGATTACGCTGAGCTTTTAGATGTTTTAAATATTCAAAAAGCTAAAGTAGTAGGTGTTTCTATGGGTAGTACCATAGCTCAGCAGTTAGCCTTACGCCACCCGGATAAGGTAAGTAGTATGGTGCTTATGTGTCCGTGGGCACGCTGCGATCGCAAAGGGGAAGCTATTTTTAAACATATGATGCATGCCAAACGCCTCAGACCTGAGGAGTTTGCCAACTTTGTGCAGCTTCTAATTTACCATAAGTCCAGTTTTGACAATGATGAGGTATACGAAGACCTCTTAAAATCTCAGTCAGCAGATGCGGTCAACCCTTTTCCTCAACCTTTACACGGGCTGGAAGCCCAGGCTCATGCCTGTATTTCGCATAATGTTTTGGCTGAATTACCTAAAGTACAGCACTCCTGTCTGGTTATAGGTGGCGAAGAAGACATGTTTGTGCCCGAGTGGATGGTGCGCGAAGTGGCAGAGGCTCTGCCCAATAGTTCACTGCACCTGTACCCTAACGCCGGTCATGCCTTTCACTGGGAAGAAATTGAAGACTTTAATCCCCGGGTATTAAAGTGGTTACAGGAAAATAATTAG
- a CDS encoding sugar phosphate isomerase/epimerase family protein, whose translation MSKIKIGCETYTWQMPGEQYKGKLEHIMKIMSQAGFSSIEPDTSFLHHLSDPELMKAELEKNKLELSVLCLAQPWRYAEETEAERAQADQWIEFLQHFPDAIFLLVQLPGEDRSNLEERQQNLLKCVNRIAKRATDKGIVCSYHPNSPAGSVYRTEEDYKILLNGLDASVIKYTPDVGHIAKGGMDPLSIIKEYRELVNCVHYKDMYENGNWAPMGEGAIDFKGITEELVNTDYEGWIIFEDECDQAITDPDGVTLKDGVYVKEVLKPML comes from the coding sequence ATGAGCAAAATTAAGATTGGCTGCGAAACATATACCTGGCAAATGCCGGGCGAACAATATAAAGGAAAGCTGGAGCATATCATGAAAATTATGTCTCAGGCAGGCTTCAGCAGTATTGAACCAGATACCAGTTTTTTACATCACCTTTCAGATCCTGAGCTAATGAAAGCAGAGCTGGAAAAAAACAAGCTGGAGCTATCAGTACTATGTCTGGCGCAGCCCTGGCGGTATGCCGAAGAAACTGAAGCGGAAAGAGCTCAGGCCGATCAATGGATAGAATTTTTGCAACATTTTCCTGATGCTATCTTTCTGCTGGTACAACTACCGGGCGAAGATCGCTCTAACCTGGAAGAACGGCAGCAGAATCTGCTCAAATGTGTGAACCGCATAGCTAAAAGAGCAACAGATAAAGGCATTGTCTGCTCTTATCACCCTAACTCTCCTGCCGGATCGGTCTACAGAACTGAGGAAGACTACAAAATACTACTTAATGGATTAGATGCATCGGTTATTAAATACACCCCGGATGTTGGTCATATCGCTAAAGGAGGCATGGACCCCTTAAGCATTATTAAAGAATACAGGGAGCTGGTTAATTGTGTACACTACAAAGATATGTACGAAAATGGCAATTGGGCGCCTATGGGAGAAGGGGCAATTGACTTTAAAGGGATAACCGAAGAGCTGGTTAACACAGATTATGAAGGCTGGATCATTTTTGAAGATGAATGCGATCAGGCAATCACCGATCCGGATGGTGTTACCCTTAAAGATGGCGTATACGTGAAAGAAGTGCTAAAACCTATGCTTTAA
- a CDS encoding ribulokinase, with the protein MTKYAIGLDYGTNSCRSLIVDLSEGKEVASTIINYPSGEAGVLVDAAEPQLARQHPADYLQGMEYIIKEAIRQASALQTDFKPENIVSIGVDTTGSTPLPVDQNGTPLALLPEFKDNLNAMAWLWKDHTSHAEAEEITRLAKEIRPEYLAKCGGIYSSEWFWSKLYRLQHVDSEVFEATYSFVELCDYLPAVLTGKAQPKEMFRSICAAGHKAMFNKEWGGLPDKEFLSALSPELATFRDRLYEEAYSADQKVGNLCSEWADKLGLSTDTVVAVGAFDAHMGAVGAGVNEGTMVKILGTSTCDVMVNSNSKELADIPGVCGIVDGSVIPGFYGIEAGQSGVGDIFLWYVKNFVPETYGKNLDEKFAALEAKASVQKPGEHGLLALDWHNGNRTVLVDSLLSGLIVGQTLHTKPHDVYRALIEATAFGALTIIKRIEAYGVPVKKIVNCGGLATKNPMLMQIYADITGRPMVVARSEQTCALGAALLSAVAAGAYPNIDEAQQKLCGFQDKVYHPKEENHQVYTQLYELYLQMHDAFGTSEWTGNLAHLMKKLISIRNKQAQANHEHN; encoded by the coding sequence ATGACAAAATATGCGATAGGGTTAGATTATGGTACTAACTCCTGTAGATCTCTGATTGTAGACTTATCTGAAGGTAAAGAAGTAGCTTCTACTATTATTAATTATCCATCTGGCGAGGCTGGGGTGTTGGTAGATGCCGCTGAGCCTCAACTGGCCCGTCAGCACCCAGCTGACTATTTGCAGGGAATGGAGTATATCATTAAAGAAGCTATCCGGCAAGCCAGCGCCCTACAAACTGACTTTAAACCTGAGAATATTGTTAGTATCGGAGTAGATACTACCGGAAGTACTCCTTTGCCTGTAGATCAAAATGGCACCCCTCTGGCTTTACTTCCAGAATTTAAGGATAACCTTAATGCTATGGCGTGGCTGTGGAAAGATCATACCAGCCATGCTGAAGCTGAAGAAATCACCAGGCTGGCAAAAGAGATCAGACCCGAATATCTGGCAAAGTGTGGGGGAATTTATTCTTCTGAATGGTTTTGGAGTAAACTCTACCGCTTACAACATGTAGATTCTGAGGTTTTTGAGGCTACATATAGCTTTGTAGAGTTATGCGATTACCTTCCGGCAGTACTGACCGGAAAAGCTCAGCCAAAAGAAATGTTTAGAAGTATTTGTGCCGCTGGCCATAAGGCTATGTTCAATAAAGAGTGGGGCGGCCTACCGGATAAAGAGTTTTTATCTGCCCTTTCTCCCGAACTGGCAACTTTCAGAGACAGACTTTATGAAGAGGCCTATAGTGCTGACCAAAAAGTAGGCAACCTCTGCTCCGAGTGGGCAGACAAGCTGGGGCTTAGCACAGATACGGTGGTGGCCGTAGGGGCTTTTGATGCTCATATGGGTGCAGTGGGTGCAGGAGTCAATGAAGGAACTATGGTAAAGATACTGGGTACCAGCACCTGCGATGTGATGGTAAACTCCAACAGTAAAGAGCTCGCCGACATCCCCGGTGTGTGTGGTATTGTAGATGGTTCGGTAATACCTGGGTTTTATGGTATAGAAGCTGGACAGTCGGGAGTAGGTGATATCTTTTTATGGTACGTAAAAAACTTTGTGCCAGAGACTTATGGTAAAAATCTGGACGAAAAATTTGCGGCGTTGGAGGCTAAGGCAAGTGTCCAGAAACCCGGAGAGCATGGACTGCTGGCTTTAGACTGGCACAATGGAAACCGAACAGTCTTGGTAGATTCTTTACTAAGTGGTCTGATAGTAGGGCAAACCCTGCATACTAAGCCACACGATGTGTATCGAGCACTGATAGAGGCAACCGCTTTTGGAGCGCTAACCATTATTAAAAGAATAGAAGCTTATGGTGTGCCCGTAAAAAAAATAGTAAACTGCGGAGGCTTGGCAACCAAAAATCCAATGCTGATGCAGATCTATGCAGACATTACCGGTAGGCCAATGGTAGTAGCCCGAAGCGAACAGACCTGCGCACTGGGGGCTGCGCTACTTAGTGCTGTAGCAGCAGGAGCCTACCCTAACATAGACGAAGCACAGCAAAAGCTTTGTGGGTTTCAGGATAAAGTATACCACCCTAAAGAAGAAAATCATCAGGTATACACTCAACTGTATGAGCTATATTTACAAATGCATGATGCCTTTGGGACCAGTGAATGGACTGGCAACTTAGCGCATTTAATGAAAAAGCTTATCTCAATCAGGAACAAGCAAGCACAAGCAAACCATGAACATAACTGA
- the araD gene encoding L-ribulose-5-phosphate 4-epimerase AraD, with product MNITEVKEQVLIANQQLETTGLVKLTWGNVSGIDREQGLVVIKPSGVPYSHLSIEQLVVLDLEGNKVEGALKPSSDTPTHLALYRAFSEIGGIVHTHSMYATMFAQAGREIPCLGTTHADHFSGTIPLARHLTRKEVEEDYEANTGKCIIERFEKINPMEIPGVLLHQHAPFTWGKTPQEALINSQVLEAVAEMAWGTYLLNAATKEIPNHIMNKHYTRKHGPDAYYGQK from the coding sequence ATGAACATAACTGAAGTAAAAGAGCAGGTATTGATAGCTAATCAGCAGTTGGAAACTACAGGTTTAGTTAAGCTAACTTGGGGAAATGTAAGTGGAATAGATCGGGAACAAGGCCTGGTTGTTATCAAGCCTAGCGGAGTCCCCTATAGCCACCTAAGCATTGAACAATTGGTAGTACTTGATCTGGAGGGTAATAAAGTGGAAGGAGCGCTAAAACCTTCCTCTGATACGCCTACTCATTTAGCTCTTTATCGGGCATTTTCTGAGATCGGAGGCATTGTGCATACCCATAGTATGTATGCTACCATGTTTGCTCAGGCTGGTAGAGAAATTCCTTGTCTGGGTACTACACATGCCGATCACTTTTCTGGTACTATCCCTTTAGCGCGCCACCTTACTCGTAAAGAAGTGGAAGAAGATTATGAGGCCAATACTGGTAAATGTATTATTGAGCGCTTTGAAAAAATCAACCCTATGGAAATACCAGGGGTACTACTGCATCAGCATGCACCTTTTACCTGGGGTAAGACTCCTCAGGAGGCACTAATTAATAGCCAGGTGCTGGAGGCAGTCGCCGAAATGGCCTGGGGTACTTACTTACTCAATGCTGCCACCAAAGAGATTCCTAACCATATCATGAACAAACATTATACTCGTAAGCATGGGCCCGATGCTTATTACGGACAAAAGTAA